A DNA window from Streptomyces sp. CA-278952 contains the following coding sequences:
- a CDS encoding sensor histidine kinase: protein MTGAAIAVLVVVPALLLLGTGYLVGRRTARPLRPSDVGTPVEHATFETLHTASLAAPPLRAGLTEESARRAARRLRSLLGTDALCLTDRDRVLVWDGAGHHHGKDVMEHLKLLLDNGRRTAFDSGCADLDCPLRWAVAVPLTVENRVLGALVAYAPRESAVLARAAGEVARWVCVQLELAELDRSRTQLIEAEIKALRAQISPHFIFNSLAAIASFVRTDPEQARELLLEFADFTRYSFRRHGEFTTLADELHSIDQYLALVRARFGERLAVTLQVAPEVLPVALPFLCLQPLVENAVKHGLEGAVTRSRITISALDAGSEAEVVIEDDGTGMDPERLRQILRGEGGASTGIGLLNVDERLRQVYGDDYGLVIETGVGAGMKITLRLPKYRAGVHGS from the coding sequence ATGACCGGGGCCGCGATCGCCGTTCTCGTCGTGGTGCCGGCCCTGCTGCTGCTCGGCACCGGATATCTGGTGGGCCGCCGCACCGCCCGACCGCTGCGCCCCAGCGACGTCGGCACGCCCGTCGAGCACGCCACGTTCGAGACCCTGCACACCGCGTCGCTGGCCGCCCCGCCACTGCGGGCCGGCCTCACCGAGGAGAGCGCCCGGCGCGCCGCCCGCCGGCTGCGCTCCCTGCTCGGCACCGACGCCCTCTGCCTCACCGACCGGGACCGGGTGCTGGTCTGGGACGGCGCCGGGCACCACCACGGCAAGGACGTCATGGAGCACCTGAAGCTGCTCCTGGACAACGGCCGCCGCACCGCCTTCGACAGCGGCTGCGCCGACCTCGACTGCCCGCTGCGCTGGGCCGTCGCCGTTCCGCTCACCGTCGAGAACCGGGTCCTGGGCGCGCTGGTCGCCTACGCCCCGCGCGAGTCGGCGGTGCTGGCCCGGGCGGCGGGGGAGGTGGCCCGCTGGGTCTGCGTCCAGCTGGAGCTGGCCGAGCTGGACCGCTCCCGCACCCAGCTCATCGAGGCGGAGATCAAGGCCCTGCGGGCGCAGATCTCCCCGCACTTCATCTTCAACTCACTCGCCGCCATCGCCTCGTTCGTCCGGACAGACCCCGAACAGGCCCGCGAACTGCTTCTGGAGTTCGCCGACTTCACCCGCTACTCGTTCCGCAGGCACGGGGAGTTCACCACGCTGGCGGACGAACTGCACTCCATCGACCAGTATCTGGCCCTCGTCCGCGCCCGCTTCGGCGAACGCCTCGCCGTGACCCTCCAGGTCGCCCCCGAGGTGCTGCCCGTCGCACTGCCGTTCCTGTGCCTCCAGCCGCTGGTGGAGAACGCCGTCAAGCACGGCCTGGAAGGCGCGGTCACCCGCAGCCGCATCACCATCAGCGCCCTGGACGCCGGCTCCGAGGCCGAGGTGGTCATCGAGGACGACGGAACGGGCATGGACCCCGAACGGCTGCGGCAGATCCTGCGCGGCGAGGGCGGCGCCTCCACCGGCATCGGCCTGCTCAACGTGGACGAGCGGCTGCGTCAGGTCTACGGCGACGACTACGGCCTGGTCATCGAGACCGGCGTCGGGGCAGGCATGAAGATCACGCTGCGGCTGCCCAAGTACCGTGCCGGGGTGCACGGTTCCTGA
- a CDS encoding YndJ family protein gives MSALVNAIVMLGMLVVVPAGLRLTERRELDRIRRLWPLFAVPGTVALWLPRSTAATALACCYALGAVLLALHAPRRAVRGRDLDPAGIALLTALVTPAVAAVALVAERSGHELFGFDLGILALTVPHFHFAGFAAALIAGLVCRVSDGPAGRFAALSVPLGTLLVLVGYFIGDWAELAGALVLTAGMWTVGLLTWRLGRAGGRDRTTRLLLLASAAVLVATMLLALSWALGEATGLPHPTLTWMAATHGLGNALGFALCSLLAWRRIRTEEPDRPAGPDRTGGRTA, from the coding sequence ATGTCCGCACTGGTCAACGCCATCGTGATGCTGGGCATGCTCGTCGTCGTGCCGGCGGGGCTGCGGCTGACCGAACGGCGGGAGCTGGACCGGATCCGGCGGCTCTGGCCCCTGTTCGCCGTGCCGGGCACCGTCGCCCTCTGGCTGCCGCGCTCCACCGCGGCCACGGCGCTCGCCTGCTGCTACGCGCTCGGAGCCGTCCTGCTCGCCCTGCACGCCCCGCGGCGGGCGGTCCGCGGCCGGGACCTCGACCCGGCGGGGATCGCGCTGCTCACTGCGCTGGTCACCCCGGCCGTCGCCGCGGTCGCCCTGGTCGCCGAACGGTCGGGGCACGAGCTGTTCGGGTTCGACCTCGGCATCCTGGCCCTGACCGTGCCGCACTTCCACTTCGCCGGATTCGCCGCCGCCCTGATCGCCGGGCTGGTCTGCCGGGTCTCCGACGGCCCGGCGGGCCGCTTCGCCGCGCTGAGCGTGCCGCTGGGCACCCTGCTCGTCCTCGTCGGATACTTCATCGGCGACTGGGCCGAGCTCGCCGGGGCCTTGGTCCTCACCGCCGGCATGTGGACGGTCGGCCTGCTGACCTGGCGCCTGGGGCGCGCCGGCGGCCGGGACCGGACGACCAGGCTCCTCCTGCTCGCCTCCGCCGCCGTCCTGGTGGCGACGATGCTGCTCGCACTGAGCTGGGCGCTCGGCGAGGCGACCGGACTGCCCCACCCCACCCTGACCTGGATGGCCGCCACCCATGGCCTGGGCAACGCGCTGGGCTTCGCGCTCTGCTCGCTGCTGGCCTGGCGGCGCATCCGCACCGAGGAACCCGACCGCCCCGCAGGACCCGACCGCACCGGAGGCAGGACCGCATGA
- a CDS encoding zf-HC2 domain-containing protein, with amino-acid sequence MSVDPGDDPHVRLLLGAYVLDALDAEETRRVARHLRGCDGCVGVYVEMAEASALLALLNAEDLRE; translated from the coding sequence ATGAGTGTCGACCCCGGCGACGACCCGCATGTGCGCCTGCTGCTGGGCGCGTACGTCCTGGACGCCCTGGACGCCGAGGAGACCCGCAGGGTCGCCCGCCACCTCCGGGGCTGTGACGGCTGCGTCGGGGTCTACGTGGAGATGGCCGAGGCCTCCGCCCTGCTGGCGCTGCTCAACGCGGAGGACCTGCGGGAGTAG
- a CDS encoding DUF6777 domain-containing protein: MRSPRRNRRTALAALSAGVLFAVAGCGGGDDRTAKGTTGTAEAKDVLLQPLASPGPGPFTVSTALATASPPSAGAPDAEPTSTTRTVHPVSGAVPGLYGGTRSVAACDVEQQASLLADDEDKARAFADASGIEAVQIPGYLKSLTPVVLRADAQVTNHGYSAGSATAFQAVLQAGTAVLVDSRGMPRVRCACGNPLAPPVVADGKAAHRGERWPGYDPARIVAVEPGVKAATSLIIVNAADNSWIERAMGDSGGRDRTPDDPPPYEPDADLLFPSPGRPSESAPPDTAPSEPPPSEPAEPTDPGPPEPSDDFGDTPPEEPWEYEEEGDPDVAPEPTQVFPAEPDEPAVPDGPFEPEAPVEPDEPMEAGLDDVFAG; encoded by the coding sequence GTGCGCTCACCCAGACGTAACCGGCGTACCGCGCTCGCCGCGCTGTCCGCCGGAGTGCTGTTCGCCGTCGCCGGCTGCGGAGGCGGCGACGACCGTACGGCGAAGGGCACCACGGGCACCGCGGAGGCCAAGGACGTCCTCCTCCAGCCGCTCGCCTCCCCCGGCCCCGGCCCGTTCACCGTTTCCACGGCGCTGGCGACGGCCTCCCCGCCCTCCGCCGGTGCGCCGGACGCCGAACCGACCTCCACCACCCGGACGGTCCATCCGGTCTCCGGAGCCGTACCGGGGCTCTACGGCGGCACCCGGTCGGTCGCCGCCTGCGACGTCGAACAGCAGGCCTCCCTCCTGGCCGACGACGAGGACAAGGCGCGCGCCTTCGCCGACGCCTCCGGCATCGAGGCCGTGCAGATCCCGGGCTACCTGAAGTCCCTCACGCCGGTCGTCCTGCGCGCCGACGCCCAGGTCACCAATCACGGCTACAGCGCCGGCTCGGCCACCGCCTTCCAGGCCGTGCTCCAGGCGGGCACCGCCGTCCTGGTCGACAGCCGGGGGATGCCCCGCGTCCGCTGCGCCTGCGGCAACCCGCTGGCCCCGCCCGTGGTCGCCGACGGAAAGGCCGCCCACCGGGGGGAGCGCTGGCCCGGCTACGACCCCGCGCGCATCGTGGCCGTCGAGCCCGGCGTCAAGGCGGCCACGAGCCTGATCATCGTGAACGCCGCCGACAACAGCTGGATCGAGCGGGCCATGGGCGACAGCGGCGGCCGCGACCGCACCCCGGACGACCCGCCACCCTACGAGCCGGACGCCGACCTGCTCTTCCCGTCGCCGGGCCGTCCCTCAGAGTCCGCGCCCCCGGACACCGCCCCGTCCGAGCCGCCCCCCTCCGAGCCGGCGGAGCCCACGGATCCCGGACCGCCGGAGCCGTCCGACGACTTCGGTGACACGCCGCCCGAGGAGCCGTGGGAGTACGAGGAGGAGGGCGACCCGGACGTCGCGCCGGAGCCGACGCAGGTCTTCCCCGCCGAGCCGGACGAGCCGGCGGTGCCCGACGGCCCCTTTGAGCCGGAAGCGCCCGTGGAGCCGGACGAGCCCATGGAGGCGGGCCTCGACGACGTGTTCGCCGGCTGA
- a CDS encoding Fpg/Nei family DNA glycosylase — protein MPELPEVEALRVFLDDHLVGKEIARVLPLAISVLKTYDPPLTALEGTAVTSVTRHGKFLDIEADGLHLCTHLARAGWLRWKDSFPAAPPRPGKGPLALRLITVDDDGFDLTEMGTRKRLSVHLVHDPVDVPGIARLGPDPLADAFDRDAFAALLAGERRQIKGALRDQSLIAGIGNAYSDEILHVAKMSPFKRTADLDEDDITRLYTALRTTLKDAVTRSSGVEAGKLKSEKKTGMRVHGRTGEACPVCGDTILEVSFSDSSLQYCPTCQTGGKPLADRRLSKFLK, from the coding sequence ATGCCCGAACTGCCCGAAGTCGAAGCCCTGCGGGTCTTCCTCGACGACCACCTCGTCGGCAAGGAGATCGCCCGCGTCCTCCCGCTGGCGATCAGCGTCCTGAAGACGTACGACCCGCCGCTGACCGCCCTGGAGGGCACGGCCGTCACCTCGGTCACCCGCCACGGCAAGTTCCTCGACATCGAGGCGGATGGCCTCCACCTGTGCACCCACCTGGCCCGGGCCGGCTGGCTCCGCTGGAAGGACTCCTTCCCGGCCGCCCCGCCCCGCCCCGGCAAGGGACCCCTCGCCCTGCGCCTGATCACCGTCGACGACGACGGCTTCGACCTGACCGAGATGGGCACCAGGAAACGCCTCTCCGTCCACCTCGTCCACGACCCCGTGGACGTCCCCGGAATCGCCCGCCTCGGCCCCGACCCCCTCGCCGACGCCTTCGACCGCGACGCGTTCGCCGCGCTGCTCGCCGGTGAGCGCCGCCAGATCAAGGGCGCACTGCGCGACCAGTCACTCATCGCGGGCATCGGCAACGCCTACAGCGACGAGATCCTGCACGTCGCGAAGATGTCCCCGTTCAAACGGACCGCCGACCTCGACGAGGACGACATCACCCGCCTCTACACCGCGCTGCGCACCACGCTCAAGGACGCCGTGACCCGCTCCAGCGGGGTGGAGGCCGGAAAGCTCAAGTCCGAGAAGAAGACCGGGATGCGGGTCCACGGGCGCACCGGGGAGGCCTGCCCGGTCTGCGGGGACACCATCCTGGAGGTCTCCTTCAGCGACTCCTCGCTGCAGTACTGCCCCACCTGCCAGACCGGCGGGAAGCCGCTCGCGGACCGCAGGCTCTCCAAGTTCCTGAAGTGA
- a CDS encoding sigma-70 family RNA polymerase sigma factor, protein MKTTTTTDERTLAELQREHGPALFHFLLGLTFGDRQRAEDLVQETLVRAWQHPEAFDAPYASMRPWLFTVGRRLAIDARRSRQARPVEVSDTVLASTPDALDTADSAVRALDVREAVRTLSPEHRAVLVQIYFRGLSVGETAEALGIPAGTVKSRSYYALRVLARTLPGYSRRSSALSSASRAEASAIST, encoded by the coding sequence ATGAAGACCACCACGACGACCGATGAGCGGACCCTTGCCGAGTTGCAGCGGGAACACGGCCCCGCGCTGTTCCACTTCCTCCTCGGCCTGACCTTCGGGGACCGGCAGCGGGCCGAGGACCTGGTGCAGGAGACCCTGGTGCGCGCCTGGCAGCACCCCGAGGCCTTCGACGCGCCCTACGCGTCGATGCGGCCGTGGCTGTTCACCGTGGGGCGCCGCCTCGCCATCGACGCGCGGCGCTCCCGGCAGGCCCGTCCCGTCGAGGTCAGCGACACCGTGCTGGCAAGCACCCCGGACGCCCTGGACACCGCGGACTCGGCCGTCCGCGCCCTGGACGTCCGGGAGGCGGTCCGCACCCTCAGCCCCGAGCACCGTGCGGTGCTGGTGCAGATCTACTTCCGCGGGCTGAGCGTCGGCGAGACGGCCGAGGCGCTCGGCATCCCCGCGGGGACCGTCAAGTCCCGCTCGTACTACGCCCTGCGGGTCCTCGCGCGGACGCTGCCCGGCTACTCCCGCAGGTCCTCCGCGTTGAGCAGCGCCAGCAGGGCGGAGGCCTCGGCCATCTCCACGTAG
- a CDS encoding LytR/AlgR family response regulator transcription factor, with amino-acid sequence MLRVLAVDDEQPALEELLYLLRADPRVRSAEGATGATEALRRIGGAVDAGPDDPSAIDVVFLDIHMAGLTGLDVAQLLAGFAAPPLIVFVTAHEGFAVHAFDLKAVDYVLKPVRRERLAEAVRRVAEQVGDRSAPVHDSAGDQIPVELGGVIRFIPIDEIAYAEAQGDYARLHTATGSHLVRIPLTTLEERWRSRGFVRIHRRHLVALGRIDELRLDAGSMSVRIGEAELAVSRRHTRALRDLLMRPGSR; translated from the coding sequence ATGCTGCGCGTACTCGCCGTCGACGACGAACAACCCGCCCTGGAGGAACTCCTCTACCTCCTGCGCGCCGACCCCCGTGTCCGCAGCGCCGAGGGCGCCACCGGCGCGACCGAGGCACTGCGCCGCATCGGTGGCGCGGTGGACGCGGGCCCCGACGATCCGTCGGCGATCGACGTGGTCTTCCTCGACATCCACATGGCCGGTCTCACCGGCCTCGACGTCGCCCAGCTCCTCGCCGGCTTCGCCGCGCCGCCGCTCATCGTCTTCGTCACCGCGCACGAGGGCTTCGCCGTCCACGCCTTCGACCTCAAGGCCGTCGACTACGTCCTGAAACCGGTCCGCCGCGAGCGCCTCGCCGAAGCCGTCCGACGGGTCGCCGAGCAGGTGGGGGACCGGTCCGCACCCGTCCACGACAGCGCGGGCGACCAGATCCCGGTCGAGCTGGGCGGCGTCATCCGTTTCATCCCCATCGACGAGATCGCGTACGCCGAGGCGCAGGGCGACTACGCCCGCCTCCATACCGCCACCGGCAGCCACCTCGTCCGCATCCCGCTCACCACCCTGGAGGAGCGGTGGCGCTCCCGGGGCTTCGTCCGGATCCACCGCCGCCACCTCGTGGCGCTCGGCCGGATCGACGAGCTGCGCCTGGACGCGGGCAGCATGAGCGTGCGCATCGGGGAGGCGGAGCTGGCCGTCAGCCGCCGCCACACCCGTGCCCTGCGCGACCTCCTGATGCGCCCGGGCAGCCGCTGA
- a CDS encoding SpoIIE family protein phosphatase has protein sequence MDDRVAGALSLPDDWPAHPDLSLALNRMGSFDWDLDTGLMHMDRAALGVFDLTADEYDGRPASLAPRVPTDEAQRLDGMVSHALKSGRTEYGAYFRIQRRDGTLRWTHTQGFVRRDGTGRPHRIIGIVRDATQELADSTARRELDEDRRRRTSLVEGTTAALAHARTVKDVIAVLKNSQGLAHLGATSLVMGLLESGRIHLVADGPEGAYVPGTRYTRVDEQYPMSEVVRTLTPRFIESADDFATSYPILWRNISHLGITSAAYMPLIAQARPIGALGLLYRDKGGFTADERNLLMALGTSIAQSLQRAMLYEQDHDLAEGLQQAMLPRRIPAVPGAQVAVRYRSARLGRDIGGDWYDLIPLPGGRVGAVIGDVQGHDTHAAAVMGQLRIVLRAYAAEGHSPATVMARASVFLHELDTDRFATCTYAEVDLTTGVVQLVRAGHVDPLVRDVDGSCRRMPSEGGLPLGLSAEFGRLEYPVGTVELDPGQTMVLFTDGLVELPGLDLDEGMQHLTALVTNGPQDLQKLADQLCDAVDERGGQDDVAVLLLRRRAAHAPQPGGRLQQHVAQNDPEALSSSRHMIRAAVRAWGAKDRADEIELAADELITNALMHTDGGAVVTIRVLAGTERRLRVDVEDRSSALPRRRDAGESGVSGRGLMLVDRLADVWGVESRGSGKCVWCEFLIPAR, from the coding sequence ATGGATGATCGGGTAGCGGGTGCCCTGTCACTCCCCGACGACTGGCCCGCCCACCCGGACCTCAGCCTCGCCCTGAACCGTATGGGCAGCTTCGACTGGGATCTCGACACCGGCCTCATGCACATGGACCGGGCCGCCCTCGGTGTGTTCGACCTGACCGCGGACGAGTACGACGGCCGGCCGGCCTCGCTGGCGCCGCGCGTGCCGACGGACGAGGCCCAGCGTCTGGACGGGATGGTCTCGCACGCCCTGAAGAGCGGGCGCACCGAGTACGGCGCCTATTTCCGCATCCAGCGCCGCGACGGCACGCTGCGCTGGACCCACACCCAGGGCTTCGTCCGCCGGGACGGCACCGGCCGCCCGCACCGCATCATCGGGATCGTCCGCGACGCCACCCAGGAACTGGCCGACTCCACCGCCCGGCGCGAGCTGGACGAGGACCGCCGCCGGCGCACCAGCCTGGTCGAGGGCACCACCGCCGCGCTGGCCCACGCCCGTACCGTCAAGGACGTCATCGCCGTCCTCAAGAACTCCCAGGGGCTCGCCCACCTCGGAGCCACCAGCCTCGTCATGGGTCTGCTGGAGTCCGGCCGCATCCACCTCGTGGCCGACGGCCCCGAGGGCGCGTACGTCCCCGGCACCCGGTACACCCGGGTGGACGAGCAGTACCCGATGAGCGAAGTGGTGCGCACCCTGACCCCCCGCTTCATCGAGTCCGCCGACGACTTCGCCACCTCCTACCCGATCCTGTGGAGGAACATCAGCCACCTCGGGATCACCTCCGCCGCCTACATGCCGCTGATCGCGCAGGCCCGCCCGATCGGCGCACTCGGCCTCCTCTACCGGGACAAGGGGGGCTTCACCGCCGACGAACGCAACCTGCTGATGGCGCTCGGCACCTCGATCGCCCAGAGCCTCCAGCGCGCGATGCTCTACGAACAGGACCACGACCTCGCCGAGGGCCTCCAGCAGGCGATGCTGCCGCGCCGGATCCCGGCCGTGCCCGGGGCGCAGGTCGCCGTCCGCTATCGCTCGGCCCGCCTCGGCCGGGACATCGGCGGCGACTGGTACGACCTGATCCCGCTGCCCGGCGGCCGGGTCGGCGCCGTCATCGGGGACGTCCAGGGGCACGACACCCACGCGGCCGCCGTCATGGGGCAGCTCAGGATCGTCCTGCGCGCGTACGCCGCCGAGGGGCACAGCCCCGCCACGGTCATGGCGCGTGCCTCCGTCTTCCTCCACGAACTGGACACCGACCGCTTCGCCACCTGCACCTACGCCGAGGTCGACCTCACCACCGGCGTCGTCCAACTGGTCCGCGCCGGACACGTCGACCCGCTGGTGCGGGACGTGGACGGGAGCTGCCGCAGGATGCCGTCCGAGGGCGGGCTGCCGCTCGGCCTCTCGGCGGAGTTCGGCCGACTGGAGTACCCGGTCGGCACGGTCGAACTGGATCCCGGCCAGACGATGGTCCTGTTCACCGACGGCCTCGTCGAGCTGCCGGGCCTCGACCTCGACGAAGGCATGCAACACCTCACCGCCCTCGTCACCAACGGCCCCCAGGACCTGCAGAAGCTGGCCGACCAGCTCTGCGACGCCGTCGACGAGCGCGGCGGCCAGGACGACGTCGCGGTCCTGCTGCTGCGCCGCCGGGCCGCGCACGCCCCGCAGCCGGGCGGTCGCCTCCAGCAGCACGTCGCCCAGAACGACCCCGAGGCGCTGAGTTCGTCCCGGCACATGATCCGGGCCGCGGTCCGGGCCTGGGGAGCGAAGGACCGGGCCGACGAGATCGAACTCGCGGCCGACGAACTGATCACCAACGCCCTCATGCACACCGACGGCGGCGCCGTCGTGACGATCCGGGTGCTCGCCGGAACCGAGCGGCGGCTGCGCGTCGACGTCGAGGACCGCTCCAGCGCACTGCCCCGGCGCCGCGACGCGGGGGAGTCGGGAGTGTCGGGACGCGGCCTGATGCTGGTCGACCGGCTGGCCGACGTCTGGGGCGTGGAATCCCGTGGCAGCGGCAAATGCGTGTGGTGCGAGTTCCTCATTCCGGCCCGCTGA
- a CDS encoding sodium/solute symporter: protein MSTPDHMASWVAVALVVLATVLVGGFGLRISRTTSDFYVASRTVRPRLNAAAISGEYLSAASFLGVAGLVLVHGPDMLWYPVGYTAGYLVLLVFVAAPLRRSGAYTLPDFAEGRLESRQVRRLVSALVVGAGWLYLVPQLQGAGLTLKILTGAPGWLGDVLVATVVTAAVAAGGMRSITFVQVFQYWLKLTALLVPALFLVLAWQGDGRPRVSFDEQLAVFRADHPLYATYGLIVATFLGTMGLPHVVVRFYTSPNGRDARRTTVAVLALVGLFYLLPPIYGALGRLYTPELRYGGDADAAVLLLPARVIGGLGGDLLGALIAGGAFAAFLSTASGLTMAVAGVITQDVLPSRGVRHFRLATVLAIAVPLAGSLLVSRVPVADAVGMAFAVSASSFCPLLVLGIWWRRLTPPGAVAGLLLGGGSALVAVAITVSGAVRPPGWPHALLAWPAVWSVPVGFLAMILVSLATPGRIPPGTNAAMTRFHLPEALSSARSAAGRER, encoded by the coding sequence GTGAGCACCCCCGATCACATGGCGTCCTGGGTGGCGGTCGCCCTCGTCGTCCTCGCCACCGTCCTCGTCGGCGGCTTCGGCCTGCGCATCTCCCGTACGACCTCCGACTTCTACGTCGCCTCGCGCACCGTGCGGCCCCGCCTCAACGCCGCCGCGATCAGCGGCGAATACCTCTCCGCCGCCTCCTTCCTCGGCGTCGCCGGGCTCGTCCTCGTCCACGGCCCCGACATGCTCTGGTACCCGGTCGGCTACACCGCCGGATACCTGGTGCTCCTGGTCTTCGTCGCCGCCCCGCTGCGCCGCTCGGGGGCGTACACCCTGCCGGACTTCGCCGAGGGACGGCTCGAATCACGGCAGGTCCGCCGACTGGTCAGCGCCCTCGTCGTCGGCGCGGGCTGGCTCTACCTCGTGCCCCAGCTCCAGGGCGCCGGACTCACCCTCAAGATCCTCACGGGCGCTCCGGGGTGGCTCGGCGACGTCCTCGTCGCCACCGTCGTGACCGCCGCCGTCGCCGCCGGTGGCATGCGCTCCATCACCTTCGTCCAGGTCTTCCAGTACTGGCTGAAACTCACCGCGCTCCTGGTCCCCGCCCTCTTCCTGGTGCTCGCCTGGCAGGGCGACGGCCGCCCCCGGGTCAGCTTCGACGAACAGCTCGCCGTCTTCCGCGCCGACCATCCGCTGTACGCCACCTACGGGCTGATCGTGGCGACCTTCCTCGGCACCATGGGTCTGCCGCACGTCGTCGTCCGCTTCTACACCAGCCCCAACGGCCGCGACGCCCGCCGCACCACCGTCGCCGTCCTCGCCCTGGTCGGCCTCTTCTACCTGCTGCCGCCGATCTACGGAGCCCTCGGCCGGCTCTACACGCCCGAACTGCGGTACGGCGGAGACGCGGACGCCGCCGTCCTCCTGCTGCCCGCCCGCGTCATCGGCGGACTCGGCGGCGACCTCCTCGGGGCGCTGATCGCCGGCGGGGCGTTCGCCGCCTTCCTGTCCACCGCCTCCGGGCTCACCATGGCCGTCGCCGGAGTCATCACCCAGGACGTCCTGCCCTCGCGCGGGGTCCGCCACTTCCGACTCGCCACCGTCCTGGCCATCGCCGTACCGCTCGCCGGTTCCCTGCTGGTGAGCCGGGTACCGGTGGCCGACGCGGTGGGCATGGCCTTCGCCGTCTCCGCCTCCTCCTTCTGCCCGCTGCTCGTCCTCGGCATCTGGTGGCGGCGGCTCACCCCGCCCGGGGCCGTCGCGGGGCTCCTGCTGGGCGGCGGCTCCGCCCTCGTCGCGGTGGCCATCACCGTCAGCGGAGCCGTACGCCCGCCGGGCTGGCCGCACGCCCTGCTCGCCTGGCCCGCCGTCTGGTCCGTCCCCGTGGGATTCCTCGCGATGATCCTCGTCTCGCTCGCCACCCCGGGGCGGATACCCCCGGGCACCAACGCCGCCATGACCCGCTTCCACCTCCCCGAGGCACTCTCCTCGGCGCGGTCCGCCGCGGGGCGGGAACGATGA